The sequence below is a genomic window from Betaproteobacteria bacterium.
CGAGCAACGATTTGACGAAATCCGCTTCGCCCACCGACACACCACCGGAGGTGATAACCACATCGCCGATTGCGCTGGCATCGTGAAATGCCTGCTCCAGCAATGCCGGATCGTCGCGAATCACGCCCATGTCGATGACTTCGCAGCCCATGCGCGCCAGCATGCCGTGCAGCGTATAGCGGTTGCTGTCGTAAATTTGCCCTTCGGCGAGCGGACTGCCAATCGATACCAGTTCGTCGCCGGTTGAAAAGAACACCACCCGCAATGGCCGATAGACGCCAATTTCCCCGATGCCGAGCGAAGCGAGCAATCCAAGTTCCGCGGGACGGACAGTACGGCCCTTTGCCAGCGCCACCGCACCAGCTTTCAGGTCCTCACCTGCGTAGCGTACGTGTTGCCCCTGTTTCACACCGGGGTCGAAAACAATTGACTTTCCGTCTGCTTTCGCCTTCTCCTGCATGACGACCGCATCGCAACCTTCGGGCACCACGCCGCCAGTAAAGATGCGCACGCATTCGCCTTTGCCAACGGTCTTTCCAAACGGGACCCCCGCGAAACTCGCGCCGACCTCTTTGATCGCGGCCGATGGATTCCCGGCAATATCCTGGTAACGAAGCGCCCAGCCATCCATCGCCGAGTTGATATGCGAGGGCACATTGACCGGGGAAATGATGTCTTCGGCCAGCACGCGGCCGAGGCTGCTGCGGATGGGCATACGCGCCACGCCGGTGACCGGCGAGAGAAACGCATGGATGAATTCGCGCGCCTTGGCCACCGGCATTGAATTCGGATCATAGTCGTCGGCGCAGGAGGCTTCGGCAATGGTGAGTGGTTTGTTCATTGGTCCAGTGTATCCATTTTCGATCTACGCGAAATTGAGCGGAATGGTTTTATCGATCGTGATTGTACCGTCTTGATGCAGCGTCACGATCGCGAGCTCTTTCAACACACAACGCCATTCGCCTCGTACTTCCTGTGCCGCAATATCGTGCATGACCTGATACGTGGCGCCGGACGGATTACCGGTGGCACGACCGAGCGTGACGTGAGGGACGTACGAAATGTCGTCGCGCAGGTATGCCTTGAGAATGCCGCGATACAGTTTGTCGTGAAGCGCAACGATTGCATCGGCGCGATCGCGCAGCATCAGGAAAACAAATTCGTCGAGAATGCCTTCAACATCACGAAAACTTACCGGCAGCGAGGGCCAGTTGCCAATGATGCGGCGGATGTGAGAGGCCAATTGCGTGATGGTGAGATTGGTGGGAAAGGGGTAGACCAGCGTCACATGTGCCGGGAGGTCATCCGCCATCGGATCGAACCGGCGCCGGAAAGGCTCGATGGGCGCGTCCATCGGAAACGGCGGAAACCAAACGATCGCGCGCCGCGGCAACGGCGGACGGAGCGCGAGTTTGCGGACGTTGCGTTTACCCGCCATGACTTGGCCTGCGCGCCTAGTGTCGCGACTGCTCGAAGGCGTTCAGCTCGTCGACAGTGTTGATATTCGAAAATGCCGCTTCTTCGTCATCGAATGGGACTTCCACCACGTGCAGCGTGGCATACCATTTGTCGATCTTGCGCTGGCCGCTTTCCAGAAAGGCCTGCAGATGTGGCGCGAG
It includes:
- a CDS encoding molybdopterin molybdotransferase MoeA; amino-acid sequence: MNKPLTIAEASCADDYDPNSMPVAKAREFIHAFLSPVTGVARMPIRSSLGRVLAEDIISPVNVPSHINSAMDGWALRYQDIAGNPSAAIKEVGASFAGVPFGKTVGKGECVRIFTGGVVPEGCDAVVMQEKAKADGKSIVFDPGVKQGQHVRYAGEDLKAGAVALAKGRTVRPAELGLLASLGIGEIGVYRPLRVVFFSTGDELVSIGSPLAEGQIYDSNRYTLHGMLARMGCEVIDMGVIRDDPALLEQAFHDASAIGDVVITSGGVSVGEADFVKSLLAKLGEVVFWKIAMKPGRPLAYGKIGNAHFFGLPGNPVSVMVTFYQFVRDALLILQGVNPLPVQPLLKAICTSPIRKAPGRTEFQRGVLYLENGEFNVRTTGEQGSGILKSMSDANCFIMLHDHVGNVDAGATVDVQILEGVI
- a CDS encoding 2'-5' RNA ligase family protein: MAGKRNVRKLALRPPLPRRAIVWFPPFPMDAPIEPFRRRFDPMADDLPAHVTLVYPFPTNLTITQLASHIRRIIGNWPSLPVSFRDVEGILDEFVFLMLRDRADAIVALHDKLYRGILKAYLRDDISYVPHVTLGRATGNPSGATYQVMHDIAAQEVRGEWRCVLKELAIVTLHQDGTITIDKTIPLNFA